One stretch of Eupeodes corollae chromosome 2, idEupCoro1.1, whole genome shotgun sequence DNA includes these proteins:
- the LOC129948206 gene encoding arginine-glutamic acid dipeptide repeats protein isoform X7, producing MAASTQGEIRVGPGHQVNDVYAKLPDYNPISSFPVDKEIDERELEEPRWSPGIVADGDLIMFVRAARSMAAFQGMCDGGLEDGCLAASRDDTTINALDVLHDSGYDTGTALQALVKCPVSKGIDKKWTEDETKKFIKGLRQFGKNFFRIHKDLLPHKETPELVEFYYLWKKTPGANNNRPHRRRRQSSLRRNRVTRASNAPPTKKEDTPEPQVPIEPIPVAKEENSSLTEDEASECDSDSSLTNKRDESPSRMRTRNKPQQNNNKEQVANGKRPKRGGTETPEVTDTNSPKTPTKTENNNKRKQAKQDTPNKKKRSDTDGDITDDSKEKRKRSDSPVESMNSDSRPDSVLDEGENTNDTPEPPQLAIAPPKEVEEKVVEEKVIVPVAELQVKVEKELEQDEETNQQAPIVVQQPQQQQQQQLPPEKQCSDEIEKMPQPPEDQLNENDVSQEIPVQLPVLPPPEEMVNNGGYVPKEQEMLSKIANMKQETNLSLQPAAIGVPPIQPVLAPVVPPQPPMEFSAKEVYIKKEPLDDSSSMDATCNQNSNEPQDLKVKIEVKSEDAKPNVNISPAGMSVGLPPPSALNPQALVNEMPEHKYDTQQPPPPFDGHIKFSNPGGELKYPGDIEMKYNDQIKYNPAGEVVAKFPHEMKYPPPCEPMKYGQELPGKYELKYGMEHGGLPPKSFNEPIKIPDLKAYQQQQQHQPPPSQQENQQMKYPPLGGVDPNQQQQNPVAMPKPHYQADVHPLSRSPYDSSIMLKYGDPMGTKYGLGPPPGHQQPQDLKYPPPDGALKSAYHGENLIKSSPFGDHQGGVNKYPPSESPIDASSRSTPNQDSQGSNSNSQQSQQFHSPHPSPHMPSAVPAGMHPQNLVSQQHPGMPPNSLHHPTPTHPGMLSSLASQQQQLQHQHQLQQQQLQQQHQQQQQQQQQQQQQQQQQQQQQQQQQQQQQQQQQQQQHQQQQQQQQQQQQQQQQQQSQNSNSSNIPTSSSSSMLIPPSSAPNILMPPSSLQHMQPGGPSHLPPLHRPHQDIPPNLHHPGIPLSLQGHGGHGIPPPPQSHHPSSMQQQSPAGQQQGVRTPSPAQQRPMESQSNSNSQNNSSREQQMQQQPPHRTSPLPGLSNPQGMLGHPMPLHPHMHMQGHPVHHAAHMMGGPGMGGAGGPGAPLSLIGTAMSGLNDSGISRRTPPVGGIPSSVSSAPSVQTTTTVPSSAFSRASPSVQNSSGPSQGPPQMHLNSSSGSSSHRPSSPASSGGSISRQSPLHPVPQSPLGHHPSASALSAAAAAVAERDRHALLRQQSPHMTPPPVSSASALMASPLSKMYGPQGQRGLGTSPPPHLRPGASPPVIRHPQMPLPLPLIGPGAAMPQMGVHPGQAPYPHHLLHPSMFYSHHHNPFNSPYPYHPYGPGFPTAYMKPPPPAGPLDPAAVMAHHQGMPQQSTATRPEENPHSSAMDKQNMQNMQNMQHKIKPPTPKTPQGSNSGNSASSTPTGVGGPGGPVGPGSGGGGGGGGSGGGGGGGPPPQSQYPGSHPAYPPQQHPAFQENSPTLVKPTSHMDALRAHAHSASSSLGSHHSTEPLPIDIEPDPEPEIPSPTHNIPRGPSPEAKPDDTECHRSQSAIFVRHIDRGDYNSCTRTDLIFKPVADSKLARKREERDRKIAEKERERRQQQQQQQQQQQQQAQAAQQAAQQAKLKAELKPPYADTPALRQLSEYARPHVAFRELEDLKNAQAAAAASQSRLDPHWMEYYRMRGMHPSQFPLYANPAAISQMERERLGIPPPHHVSMDPNEHMIRLTREYHAHSHTHLHLPSQQQQEAGFQLPPNVGPYPRPNMLMQREPHSDVLLRMSYADQLQYLQAAEFQRQSLHDQYFRQRPR from the exons ATGGCGGCCTCCACTCAAGGAGAAATACGAGTGGGTCCCGGCCACCAGGTAAACGATGTCTAT GCAAAACTGCCCGATTATAATCCAATTTCAAGTTTTCCCGTTGATAAAGAAATCGATGAGCGTGAATTAGAAGAACCACGATGGAGTCCTGGAATAGTTGCCGATGGAGATTTAATAATGTTTGTACGTGCAGCACGTTCCATGGCAGCATTTCAAG GCATGTGTGATGGAGGTTTAGAAGATGGTTGTTTAGCAGCAAGTCGTGATGATACTACAATTAATGCACTAGACGTT ttaCATGATTCTGGTTATGATACAGGCACTGCCCTGCAAGCTCTAGTTAAGTGTCCAGTTTCCAAAGGAATTGATAAAAAATGGACAGAAGATGAaactaaaaaatttataaaaggtcTAAGACAATTTGGCAAGAATTTCTTTCGCATTCACAAAGATTTATTACCGCACAAAGAAACCCCCGAGCTTGTTGAATTCTACTATTTGTGGAAAAAGACTCCAGGCGCAAATAATAATCGACCACATCGTCGTCGGCGACAATCATCGTTGCGTCGCAATCGCGTAACACGTGCCAGTAACGCACCACCAACGAAAAAAGAGGACACACCCGAACCTCAAGTACCAATTGAACCAATACCCGTAGCTAAAGAAGAAAATAGCTCGTTAACAGAAGACGAAGCTAGTGAATGTGATAGTGATTCGAGCTTAACAAACAAAAGGGATGAATCACCGTCTAGGATGAGGACACGTAATAAaccacaacaaaataataataaggaaCAAGTGGCAAATGGTAAGAGACCGAAACGAGGTGGAACCGAAACGCCAGAAGTTACCGATACAAACAGTCCCAAAACACCTACCAAAACGGAGAACAATAATAAACGTAAGCAGGCGAAACAGGATACGCCTAACAAGAAAAAGAGGTCCGATACGGACGGAGATATCACCGATGATAGCAAGGAGAAGCGCAAGAGATCGGACAGTCCGGTGGAGAGCATGAATTCGGACAGTCGTCCTGATTCGGTGCTGGATGAGGGTGAGAACACTAACGATACACCTGAACCACCGCAATTGGCTATTGCTCCTCCCAAAGAAGTCGAAGAAAAAGTGGTGGAAGAAAAGGTGATCGTCCCAGTTGCAGAGCTCCAGGTTAAGGTGGAGAAAGAGCTGGAACAAGACGAAGAGACCAACCAACAAGCACCGATTGTAGTTCAACAaccgcagcagcagcagcagcaacagctgCCGCCAGAGAAGCAATGCAGtgatgaaatcgaaaaaatgccACAACCGCCAGAAGATCAGTTGAATGAGAATGATGTTTCACAGGAAATCCCTGTTCAGCTTCCTGTTCTTCCACCTCCGGAAGAAATGGTAAACAATGGTGGCTATGTTCCCAAGGAACAGGAAATGCTCTCTAAGATAGCCAACATGAAGCAGGAGACAAACCTATCATTGCAGCCGGCTGCTATCGGTGTTCCACCCATTCAACCGGTATTAGCACCAGTAGTACCACCACAGCCACCAATGGAGTTCTCGGCTAAAGAAGTCTACATTAAGAAAGAACCCCTGGACGACTCCTCTTCAATGGATGCAACTTGTAATCAAAATAGCAATGAACCACAAGACCTGAAGGTAAAAATCGAGGTCAAGAGCGAAGATGCTAAGCCAAATGTAAATATTTCCCCAGCCGGCATGTCAGTTGGACTGCCACCTCCATCGGCGCTCAATCCTCAAGCTTTGGTCAACGAGATGCCGGAGCACAAATACGACACTCAACAGCCACCGCCACCTTTCGATGGTCACATCAAGTTCAGCAATCCCGGCGGCGAATTAAAATATCCTGGAGATATTGAAATGAAGTACAACGATCAAATCAAGTACAACCCAGCGGGCGAGGTTGTTGCGAAATTCCCTCACGAAATGAAGTATCCACCGCCATGCGAGCCCATGAAGTATGGCCAAGAGTTGCCAGGCAAATACGAGCTCAAATACGGTATGGAGCACGGTGGCTTGCCACCAAAGTCATTCAATGAACCCATCAAAATCCCAGATCTCAAGGCAtatcagcagcagcaacagcatcaACCACCGCCATCGCAGCAGGAAAACCAACAAATGAAGTATCCTCCACTAGGCGGTGTTGATCCGAATCAGCAACAGCAGAACCCCGTTGCTATGCCGAAGCCTCACTATCAGGCTGATGTTCATCCGTTGTCCCGATCTCCTTACGATTCGAGTATAATGCTCAAATACGGTGATCCTATGGGTACTAAGTATGGATTGGGCCCACCACCTGGTCACCAACAGCCACAGGATTTGAAGTATCCTCCGCCGGATGGTGCCCTCAAGTCGGCTTACCATGGGGAGAACCTTATTAAGAGCAGTCCGTTCGGTGATCATCAAGGTGGTGTTAATAAATACCCACCTTCGGAAAGCCCCATTGATGCGTCATCACGGTCGACGCCCAATCAGGATAGTCAGGGAAGCAACAGCAACTCCCAGCAGTCACAACAGTTTCATTCACCACATCCCTCACCCCATATGCCTTCAGCTGTGCCCGCGGGCATGCACCCACAGAACTTGGTTTCACAGCAACATCCTGGTATGCCACCGAACTCGCTGCATCATCCGACACCTACACACCCGGGAATGCTTAGTTCGCTCGCTTCGCAACAGCAGCAacttcagcatcagcatcaactccaacaacaacagctgcaacagcaacatcagcagcagcaacagcaacaacagcagcaacaacaacaacagcaacagcagcaacaacagcagcagcaacaacaacagcagcagcaacaacagcaacaacaacaacaacatcaacagcagcagcaacaacagcagcaacagcaacaacaacagcagcagcagcagtcaCAAAACTCAAACTCCTCGAATATACCAACTTCATCGTCTTCGAGTATGCTGATTCCCCCGTCATCGGCTCCAAATATACTCATGCCGCCGAGTTCATTGCAACACATGCAACCTGGTGGCCCAAGCCATTTGCCACCATTGCACAGACCCCATCAAGATATCCCGCCAAATCTTCATCACCCGGGTATTCCTCTCTCATTGCAGGGTCATGGTGGACATGGTATTCCACCGCCTCCCCAAAGTCATCATCCTTCGTCGATGCAACAGCAGTCGCCAGCGGGGCAACAGCAAGGCGTTAGAACGCCCTCGCCCGCTCAACAACGTCCGATGGAGTCACAAAGTAATTCGAACTCTCAGAACAATAGCAGCCGGGAACAGCAAATGCAACAGCAGCCACCTCATCGAACGTCCCCACTTCCGGGTCTATCGAATCCTCAAGGAATGCTCGGCCATCCGATGCCGCTTCACCCTCACATGCACATGCAAGGTCACCCAGTACACCATGCAGCCCATATGATGGGTGGACCTGGAATGGGTGGTGCCGGTGGACCAGGTGCTCCTCTGTCCCTCATCGGAACAGCTATGAGCGGCCTCAACGACTCCGGAATAAGCAGGCGTACACCACCAGTTGGTGGAATTCCCTCTTCGGTGTCATCCGCTCCCTCTGTACAAACCACAACAACGGTGCCATCATCTGCATTTAGCCGCGCAAGTCCTAGCGTTCAAAACAGTTCAGGACCATCTCAAGGCCCTCCGCAAATGCACTTAAACTCTTCGTCTGGTTCTTCCTCCCATCGACCGTCGTCTCCAGCATCGAGTGGTGGCAGCATAAGTCGCCAATCTCCTCTCCACCCAGTGCCACAGAGTCCTCTCGGTCATCACCCGTCAGCATCAGCTCTTTCGGCTGCCGCGGCAGCTGTGGCTGAACGCGATCGTCATGCTTTGTTGCGCCAACAATCACCGCACATGACTCCGCCACCGGTGTCCAGTGCATCGGCGCTGATGGCCAGTCCCCTTAGCAAAATGTATGGTCCTCAAGGTCAACGTGGTCTCGGAACATCACCTCCTCCGCATCTACGTCCTGGTGCATCACCGCCAGTGATACGACACCCGCAGATGCCACTTCCCCTTCCCCTTATCGGGCCTGGAGCGGCAATGCCCCAGATGGGAGTTCATCCAGGTCAGGCGCCATATCCCCACCACCTGCTTCACCCGTCAATGTTCTATTCGCACCATCACAATCCATTCAACTCACCCTACCCTTACCATCCGTATGGTCCTGGTTTCCCAACGGCCTACATGAAGCCTCCTCCGCCAGCGGGACCTCTCGATCCGGCGGCGGTTATGGCCCACCACCAGGGTATGCCGCAGCAATCGACAGCAACCCGTCCCGAAGAGAATCCACACTCATCGGCGATGGATAAACAGAACATGCAAAACATGCAGAATATGCAGCACAAAATCAAACCACCCACACCAAAGACGCCACAGGGTAGCAACAGTGGCAATAGCGCTAGTTCAACTCCAACAGGTGTTGGAGGACCAGGAGGTCCAGTTGGACCAGGATCAGGTGGAGGCGGCGGTGGCGGCGgaagtggtggtggtggtggaggaGGACCGCCACCACAATCTCAGTACCCAGGTTCACATCCCGCTTATCCGCCACAACAGCATCCAGCGTTCCAGGAGAACTCACCAACGCTCGTTAAGCCGACAAGTCACATGGATGCATTGCGTGCACACGCCCACTCGGCGAGTAGTAGTCTCGGTAGTCATCATTCTACAGAACCTT taccaATTGATATTGAACCTGATCCAGAGCCGGAAATTCCAAGTCCTACGCACAATATACCTCGTGGACCAAGTCCCGAGGCTAAACCCGATGACACCGAATGCCATCGATCACAATCTGCAAT ATTTGTACGGCACATTGATAGAGGAGACTATAACTCCTGCACAAGAACTGATTTGATATTCAAACCGGTAGCCGACTCTAAATTGGCACGCAAGAGGGAAGAACGCGATAGAAAGATTGCCGAAAAGGAAAGAGAACGACGACAG caacaacaacagcagcagcaacaacagcaacaacaagccCAGGCTGCCCAACAAGCTGCTCAACAAGCCAAGCTTAAGGCGGAGTTGAAACCTCCTTATGCTGACACACCTGCTCTTCGACAGCTCTCCGAGTACGCAAGGCCACATGTTGCATTCAG GGAACTTGAAGATCTGAAAAACGCACAAGCAGCAGCTGCTGCAAGTCAATCAAGATTGGATCCACACTGGATGGAATATTATAGAATGAG AGGAATGCATCCTTCGCAATTCCCCTTATACGCTAATCCCGCTGCAATATCACAAATGGAAAGGGAACGTCTAGGAATTCCACCACCACACCACGTTAGCATGGATCCAAACGAGCATATG ATACGATTGACCCGAGAATATCATGCACATTCTCATACTCATTTACATTTGCCTTCACAGCAACAACAGGAGGCCGGATTTCAACTGCCAC cgAATGTTGGACCATATCCGAGACCAAATATGCTTATGCAGAGGGAGCCCCATTCGGATGTTTTACTTCGGATGTCGTACGCTGATCAGCTTCAg TATTTACAGGCGGCTGAATTCCAAAGGCAATCTCTCCATGATCAGTATTTCAg
- the LOC129948206 gene encoding arginine-glutamic acid dipeptide repeats protein isoform X5, with protein sequence MAASTQGEIRVGPGHQAKLPDYNPISSFPVDKEIDERELEEPRWSPGIVADGDLIMFVRAARSMAAFQGMCDGGLEDGCLAASRDDTTINALDVLHDSGYDTGTALQALVKCPVSKGIDKKWTEDETKKFIKGLRQFGKNFFRIHKDLLPHKETPELVEFYYLWKKTPGANNNRPHRRRRQSSLRRNRVTRASNAPPTKKEDTPEPQVPIEPIPVAKEENSSLTEDEASECDSDSSLTNKRDESPSRMRTRNKPQQNNNKEQVANGKRPKRGGTETPEVTDTNSPKTPTKTENNNKRKQAKQDTPNKKKRSDTDGDITDDSKEKRKRSDSPVESMNSDSRPDSVLDEGENTNDTPEPPQLAIAPPKEVEEKVVEEKVIVPVAELQVKVEKELEQDEETNQQAPIVVQQPQQQQQQQLPPEKQCSDEIEKMPQPPEDQLNENDVSQEIPVQLPVLPPPEEMVNNGGYVPKEQEMLSKIANMKQETNLSLQPAAIGVPPIQPVLAPVVPPQPPMEFSAKEVYIKKEPLDDSSSMDATCNQNSNEPQDLKVKIEVKSEDAKPNVNISPAGMSVGLPPPSALNPQALVNEMPEHKYDTQQPPPPFDGHIKFSNPGGELKYPGDIEMKYNDQIKYNPAGEVVAKFPHEMKYPPPCEPMKYGQELPGKYELKYGMEHGGLPPKSFNEPIKIPDLKAYQQQQQHQPPPSQQENQQMKYPPLGGVDPNQQQQNPVAMPKPHYQADVHPLSRSPYDSSIMLKYGDPMGTKYGLGPPPGHQQPQDLKYPPPDGALKSAYHGENLIKSSPFGDHQGGVNKYPPSESPIDASSRSTPNQDSQGSNSNSQQSQQFHSPHPSPHMPSAVPAGMHPQNLVSQQHPGMPPNSLHHPTPTHPGMLSSLASQQQQLQHQHQLQQQQLQQQHQQQQQQQQQQQQQQQQQQQQQQQQQQQQQQQQQQQQHQQQQQQQQQQQQQQQQQQSQNSNSSNIPTSSSSSMLIPPSSAPNILMPPSSLQHMQPGGPSHLPPLHRPHQDIPPNLHHPGIPLSLQGHGGHGIPPPPQSHHPSSMQQQSPAGQQQGVRTPSPAQQRPMESQSNSNSQNNSSREQQMQQQPPHRTSPLPGLSNPQGMLGHPMPLHPHMHMQGHPVHHAAHMMGGPGMGGAGGPGAPLSLIGTAMSGLNDSGISRRTPPVGGIPSSVSSAPSVQTTTTVPSSAFSRASPSVQNSSGPSQGPPQMHLNSSSGSSSHRPSSPASSGGSISRQSPLHPVPQSPLGHHPSASALSAAAAAVAERDRHALLRQQSPHMTPPPVSSASALMASPLSKMYGPQGQRGLGTSPPPHLRPGASPPVIRHPQMPLPLPLIGPGAAMPQMGVHPGQAPYPHHLLHPSMFYSHHHNPFNSPYPYHPYGPGFPTAYMKPPPPAGPLDPAAVMAHHQGMPQQSTATRPEENPHSSAMDKQNMQNMQNMQHKIKPPTPKTPQGSNSGNSASSTPTGVGGPGGPVGPGSGGGGGGGGSGGGGGGGPPPQSQYPGSHPAYPPQQHPAFQENSPTLVKPTSHMDALRAHAHSASSSLGSHHSTEPLPIDIEPDPEPEIPSPTHNIPRGPSPEAKPDDTECHRSQSAIFVRHIDRGDYNSCTRTDLIFKPVADSKLARKREERDRKIAEKERERRQQQQQQQQQQQQQAQAAQQAAQQAKLKAELKPPYADTPALRQLSEYARPHVAFSPVEPMVAPYHHAMGPMYSRERELEDLKNAQAAAAASQSRLDPHWMEYYRMRGMHPSQFPLYANPAAISQMERERLGIPPPHHVSMDPNEHMIRLTREYHAHSHTHLHLPSQQQQEAGFQLPPNVGPYPRPNMLMQREPHSDVLLRMSYADQLQYLQAAEFQRQSLHDQYFRQRPR encoded by the exons ATGGCGGCCTCCACTCAAGGAGAAATACGAGTGGGTCCCGGCCACCAG GCAAAACTGCCCGATTATAATCCAATTTCAAGTTTTCCCGTTGATAAAGAAATCGATGAGCGTGAATTAGAAGAACCACGATGGAGTCCTGGAATAGTTGCCGATGGAGATTTAATAATGTTTGTACGTGCAGCACGTTCCATGGCAGCATTTCAAG GCATGTGTGATGGAGGTTTAGAAGATGGTTGTTTAGCAGCAAGTCGTGATGATACTACAATTAATGCACTAGACGTT ttaCATGATTCTGGTTATGATACAGGCACTGCCCTGCAAGCTCTAGTTAAGTGTCCAGTTTCCAAAGGAATTGATAAAAAATGGACAGAAGATGAaactaaaaaatttataaaaggtcTAAGACAATTTGGCAAGAATTTCTTTCGCATTCACAAAGATTTATTACCGCACAAAGAAACCCCCGAGCTTGTTGAATTCTACTATTTGTGGAAAAAGACTCCAGGCGCAAATAATAATCGACCACATCGTCGTCGGCGACAATCATCGTTGCGTCGCAATCGCGTAACACGTGCCAGTAACGCACCACCAACGAAAAAAGAGGACACACCCGAACCTCAAGTACCAATTGAACCAATACCCGTAGCTAAAGAAGAAAATAGCTCGTTAACAGAAGACGAAGCTAGTGAATGTGATAGTGATTCGAGCTTAACAAACAAAAGGGATGAATCACCGTCTAGGATGAGGACACGTAATAAaccacaacaaaataataataaggaaCAAGTGGCAAATGGTAAGAGACCGAAACGAGGTGGAACCGAAACGCCAGAAGTTACCGATACAAACAGTCCCAAAACACCTACCAAAACGGAGAACAATAATAAACGTAAGCAGGCGAAACAGGATACGCCTAACAAGAAAAAGAGGTCCGATACGGACGGAGATATCACCGATGATAGCAAGGAGAAGCGCAAGAGATCGGACAGTCCGGTGGAGAGCATGAATTCGGACAGTCGTCCTGATTCGGTGCTGGATGAGGGTGAGAACACTAACGATACACCTGAACCACCGCAATTGGCTATTGCTCCTCCCAAAGAAGTCGAAGAAAAAGTGGTGGAAGAAAAGGTGATCGTCCCAGTTGCAGAGCTCCAGGTTAAGGTGGAGAAAGAGCTGGAACAAGACGAAGAGACCAACCAACAAGCACCGATTGTAGTTCAACAaccgcagcagcagcagcagcaacagctgCCGCCAGAGAAGCAATGCAGtgatgaaatcgaaaaaatgccACAACCGCCAGAAGATCAGTTGAATGAGAATGATGTTTCACAGGAAATCCCTGTTCAGCTTCCTGTTCTTCCACCTCCGGAAGAAATGGTAAACAATGGTGGCTATGTTCCCAAGGAACAGGAAATGCTCTCTAAGATAGCCAACATGAAGCAGGAGACAAACCTATCATTGCAGCCGGCTGCTATCGGTGTTCCACCCATTCAACCGGTATTAGCACCAGTAGTACCACCACAGCCACCAATGGAGTTCTCGGCTAAAGAAGTCTACATTAAGAAAGAACCCCTGGACGACTCCTCTTCAATGGATGCAACTTGTAATCAAAATAGCAATGAACCACAAGACCTGAAGGTAAAAATCGAGGTCAAGAGCGAAGATGCTAAGCCAAATGTAAATATTTCCCCAGCCGGCATGTCAGTTGGACTGCCACCTCCATCGGCGCTCAATCCTCAAGCTTTGGTCAACGAGATGCCGGAGCACAAATACGACACTCAACAGCCACCGCCACCTTTCGATGGTCACATCAAGTTCAGCAATCCCGGCGGCGAATTAAAATATCCTGGAGATATTGAAATGAAGTACAACGATCAAATCAAGTACAACCCAGCGGGCGAGGTTGTTGCGAAATTCCCTCACGAAATGAAGTATCCACCGCCATGCGAGCCCATGAAGTATGGCCAAGAGTTGCCAGGCAAATACGAGCTCAAATACGGTATGGAGCACGGTGGCTTGCCACCAAAGTCATTCAATGAACCCATCAAAATCCCAGATCTCAAGGCAtatcagcagcagcaacagcatcaACCACCGCCATCGCAGCAGGAAAACCAACAAATGAAGTATCCTCCACTAGGCGGTGTTGATCCGAATCAGCAACAGCAGAACCCCGTTGCTATGCCGAAGCCTCACTATCAGGCTGATGTTCATCCGTTGTCCCGATCTCCTTACGATTCGAGTATAATGCTCAAATACGGTGATCCTATGGGTACTAAGTATGGATTGGGCCCACCACCTGGTCACCAACAGCCACAGGATTTGAAGTATCCTCCGCCGGATGGTGCCCTCAAGTCGGCTTACCATGGGGAGAACCTTATTAAGAGCAGTCCGTTCGGTGATCATCAAGGTGGTGTTAATAAATACCCACCTTCGGAAAGCCCCATTGATGCGTCATCACGGTCGACGCCCAATCAGGATAGTCAGGGAAGCAACAGCAACTCCCAGCAGTCACAACAGTTTCATTCACCACATCCCTCACCCCATATGCCTTCAGCTGTGCCCGCGGGCATGCACCCACAGAACTTGGTTTCACAGCAACATCCTGGTATGCCACCGAACTCGCTGCATCATCCGACACCTACACACCCGGGAATGCTTAGTTCGCTCGCTTCGCAACAGCAGCAacttcagcatcagcatcaactccaacaacaacagctgcaacagcaacatcagcagcagcaacagcaacaacagcagcaacaacaacaacagcaacagcagcaacaacagcagcagcaacaacaacagcagcagcaacaacagcaacaacaacaacaacatcaacagcagcagcaacaacagcagcaacagcaacaacaacagcagcagcagcagtcaCAAAACTCAAACTCCTCGAATATACCAACTTCATCGTCTTCGAGTATGCTGATTCCCCCGTCATCGGCTCCAAATATACTCATGCCGCCGAGTTCATTGCAACACATGCAACCTGGTGGCCCAAGCCATTTGCCACCATTGCACAGACCCCATCAAGATATCCCGCCAAATCTTCATCACCCGGGTATTCCTCTCTCATTGCAGGGTCATGGTGGACATGGTATTCCACCGCCTCCCCAAAGTCATCATCCTTCGTCGATGCAACAGCAGTCGCCAGCGGGGCAACAGCAAGGCGTTAGAACGCCCTCGCCCGCTCAACAACGTCCGATGGAGTCACAAAGTAATTCGAACTCTCAGAACAATAGCAGCCGGGAACAGCAAATGCAACAGCAGCCACCTCATCGAACGTCCCCACTTCCGGGTCTATCGAATCCTCAAGGAATGCTCGGCCATCCGATGCCGCTTCACCCTCACATGCACATGCAAGGTCACCCAGTACACCATGCAGCCCATATGATGGGTGGACCTGGAATGGGTGGTGCCGGTGGACCAGGTGCTCCTCTGTCCCTCATCGGAACAGCTATGAGCGGCCTCAACGACTCCGGAATAAGCAGGCGTACACCACCAGTTGGTGGAATTCCCTCTTCGGTGTCATCCGCTCCCTCTGTACAAACCACAACAACGGTGCCATCATCTGCATTTAGCCGCGCAAGTCCTAGCGTTCAAAACAGTTCAGGACCATCTCAAGGCCCTCCGCAAATGCACTTAAACTCTTCGTCTGGTTCTTCCTCCCATCGACCGTCGTCTCCAGCATCGAGTGGTGGCAGCATAAGTCGCCAATCTCCTCTCCACCCAGTGCCACAGAGTCCTCTCGGTCATCACCCGTCAGCATCAGCTCTTTCGGCTGCCGCGGCAGCTGTGGCTGAACGCGATCGTCATGCTTTGTTGCGCCAACAATCACCGCACATGACTCCGCCACCGGTGTCCAGTGCATCGGCGCTGATGGCCAGTCCCCTTAGCAAAATGTATGGTCCTCAAGGTCAACGTGGTCTCGGAACATCACCTCCTCCGCATCTACGTCCTGGTGCATCACCGCCAGTGATACGACACCCGCAGATGCCACTTCCCCTTCCCCTTATCGGGCCTGGAGCGGCAATGCCCCAGATGGGAGTTCATCCAGGTCAGGCGCCATATCCCCACCACCTGCTTCACCCGTCAATGTTCTATTCGCACCATCACAATCCATTCAACTCACCCTACCCTTACCATCCGTATGGTCCTGGTTTCCCAACGGCCTACATGAAGCCTCCTCCGCCAGCGGGACCTCTCGATCCGGCGGCGGTTATGGCCCACCACCAGGGTATGCCGCAGCAATCGACAGCAACCCGTCCCGAAGAGAATCCACACTCATCGGCGATGGATAAACAGAACATGCAAAACATGCAGAATATGCAGCACAAAATCAAACCACCCACACCAAAGACGCCACAGGGTAGCAACAGTGGCAATAGCGCTAGTTCAACTCCAACAGGTGTTGGAGGACCAGGAGGTCCAGTTGGACCAGGATCAGGTGGAGGCGGCGGTGGCGGCGgaagtggtggtggtggtggaggaGGACCGCCACCACAATCTCAGTACCCAGGTTCACATCCCGCTTATCCGCCACAACAGCATCCAGCGTTCCAGGAGAACTCACCAACGCTCGTTAAGCCGACAAGTCACATGGATGCATTGCGTGCACACGCCCACTCGGCGAGTAGTAGTCTCGGTAGTCATCATTCTACAGAACCTT taccaATTGATATTGAACCTGATCCAGAGCCGGAAATTCCAAGTCCTACGCACAATATACCTCGTGGACCAAGTCCCGAGGCTAAACCCGATGACACCGAATGCCATCGATCACAATCTGCAAT ATTTGTACGGCACATTGATAGAGGAGACTATAACTCCTGCACAAGAACTGATTTGATATTCAAACCGGTAGCCGACTCTAAATTGGCACGCAAGAGGGAAGAACGCGATAGAAAGATTGCCGAAAAGGAAAGAGAACGACGACAG caacaacaacagcagcagcaacaacagcaacaacaagccCAGGCTGCCCAACAAGCTGCTCAACAAGCCAAGCTTAAGGCGGAGTTGAAACCTCCTTATGCTGACACACCTGCTCTTCGACAGCTCTCCGAGTACGCAAGGCCACATGTTGCATTCAG CCCTGTTGAACCGATGGTAGCACCATATCATCACGCAATGGGGCCCATGTATAGTAGAGAGAG GGAACTTGAAGATCTGAAAAACGCACAAGCAGCAGCTGCTGCAAGTCAATCAAGATTGGATCCACACTGGATGGAATATTATAGAATGAG AGGAATGCATCCTTCGCAATTCCCCTTATACGCTAATCCCGCTGCAATATCACAAATGGAAAGGGAACGTCTAGGAATTCCACCACCACACCACGTTAGCATGGATCCAAACGAGCATATG ATACGATTGACCCGAGAATATCATGCACATTCTCATACTCATTTACATTTGCCTTCACAGCAACAACAGGAGGCCGGATTTCAACTGCCAC cgAATGTTGGACCATATCCGAGACCAAATATGCTTATGCAGAGGGAGCCCCATTCGGATGTTTTACTTCGGATGTCGTACGCTGATCAGCTTCAg TATTTACAGGCGGCTGAATTCCAAAGGCAATCTCTCCATGATCAGTATTTCAg